A stretch of the Arachis stenosperma cultivar V10309 chromosome 6, arast.V10309.gnm1.PFL2, whole genome shotgun sequence genome encodes the following:
- the LOC130934535 gene encoding uncharacterized protein LOC130934535 produces the protein MASEESFLVLVHYRGSIKRKTRSGVKFTDKDPLCIIVTPTTTYDALVSFVLEKLGLEGVKRVKKFFYRIPTAVLHDTVKFDCFTIGSDEDLQVMFLSRRQFSEVRTPELLAKLVDVVSSSGGSNRNATTIAAVAGSSSRPAVASSSAPVYEPPMQPVAFPSFAVDLSGNVGDEVRYGEHIPTEVHCPTPAGVGDGLFDDPDDDDVEPDMIADDSGDDVGTTVPTRGTGGSSSSTQQYPPHFSSLDLDAMRQDNNALQASGFGARDTEGSAGMNEFQVGQQFQDKDEALLSVKTYSIRRGVQYKVVESDYRRYVGKCSEFGNGCTWLIRLSLRQRKGIWEVKRYNGPHTCLASSISSDHRSLDYHVISTFVMPMVRADAGVNIKVLQNATAAHFGFTPTYRRVWMAKQKAVAVIYGDWDESYNELPRWVLGVQLTMPGTVAVLRTCPVRVGGQVDDSQVYFHRLFWTFPPCIQAFRHCKPLVSIDGTHLYGKYGGTLLVAIAQDGNSNILPVAFALVEGENAESWSFFLSHLREHVTPQPVC, from the coding sequence atggctagtgaggagagtttCCTAGTTCTGGTACATTACAGAGGGTCGATTAAGAGAAAAACTCGGTCCGGCGTGAAGTTCACTGATAAGGATCCCCTATGTATTATCGTGACGCCGACAACCACCTACGATGCACTTGTTAGCTTTGTGCTGGAGAAGCTGGGTCTTGAAGGCGTTAAAAGGGTCAAGAAGTTTTTCTACCGCATTCCAACAGCGGTGCTCCATGACACCGTGAAGTTTGATTGTTTCACAATCGGTAGTGACGAGGACTTGCAGGTTATGTTTCTTTCTCGTAGGCAGTTTTCCGAGGTAAGGACACCAGAGCTGTTGGCAAAGTTGGTTGATGTGGTGTCTAGCTCGGGTGGTTCGAACCGGAATGCCACTACTATAGCCGCGGTTGCCGGCTCGAGCTCGAGACCTGCTGTTGCTTCATCCTCTGCTCCTGTTTATGAGCCACCGATGCAGCCTGTTGCGTTCCCTTCGTTTGCCGTTGATCTGAGCGGCAATGTTGGAGACGAGGTTCGGTATGGGGAACATATTCCCACCGAGGTACATTGTCCCACACCGGCTGGTGTTGGTGATGGTTTGTTTGATGATCCAGATGACGATGACGTGGAGCCGGATATGATCGCTGATGATAGCGGGGATGATGTTGGAACTACTGTTCCGACAAGGGGTACAGGTGGATCTAGTTCTAGCACACAGCAGTATCCACCCCATTTTTCTTCATTGGACCTGGATGCCATGCGGCAGGACAACAATGCTCTGCAGGCCTCCGGATTTGGTGCTAGAGATACCGAGGGGTCTGCCGGTATGAACGAGTTCCAGGTTGGCCAACAATTTCAGGATAAAGATGAGGCGCTGTTGAGTGTGAAGACGTACAGTATCCGCCGAGGGGTCCAGTACAAGGTCGTTGAGTCTGACTACCGCAGGTATGTGGGAAAGTGTTCTGAGTTTGGGAATGGGTGCACATGGCTAATTCGGTTGAGTCTCCGACAGCGGAAGGGTATATGGGAAGTGAAGCGATACAACGGACCGCATACATGTCTTGCCAGCTCCATATCCAGCGACCATAGGAGTCTGGACTACCATGTCATATCCACCTTCGTTATGCCGATGGTTAGGGCTGATGCAGGTGTGAACATCAAGGTGCTTCAAAATGCCACGGCCGCACACTTTGGGTTCACGCCTACGTACAGGAGGGTATGGATGGCGAAGCAGAAGGCCGTTGCCGTGATATATGGGGACTGGGACGAGTCGTACAATGAGCTCCCTAGGTGGGTTTTAGGAGTTCAGCTGACGATGCCTGGCACTGTAGCCGTCCTCCGGACTTGCCCTGTTCGAGTTGGGGGACAGGTTGACGATTCTCAGGTTTATTTTCATAGGCTGTTCTGGACTTTCCCCCCTTGTATCCAGGCATTCCGTCACTGCAAGCCTTTGGTGAGTATTGATGGCACCCATTTATATGGGAAGTATGGGGGAACACTGCTAGTCGCCATTGCACAAGACGGAAACTCGAACATCCTCCCCGTGGCATTTGCACTAGTTGAGGGTGAGAATGCTGAGTCAtggtctttctttctttcccacCTCCGTGAGCACGTGACACCTCAGCCGGTCTGTTAG